One segment of Herbaspirillum hiltneri N3 DNA contains the following:
- a CDS encoding NADH-quinone oxidoreductase subunit D — MAEIKNYTLNFGPQHPAAHGVLRLVLELDGEVIQRADPHIGLLHRGTEKLVEQKTYLQSVPYMDRLDYVSMMCNEHAYVMAIEKLLGIEVPLRAQYIRVMFDEITRLLNHLMWIGAHGLDVGAMGVLLYAFREREDLMDCYEAVSGARMHAAYYRPGGVYRDLPDTMPQYKASIIRNDKAIKQLNENRQGSMLDFIEDFTNRFPKYVDEYETLLTDNRIWKQRLVGVGVVSPERAMAMGFSGPMLRGSGIEWDLRKKQPYEVYDLLDFDIPVGKNGDCYDRYLVRVEEMRQSNRIIKQCVEWLRNNPGPVIIDNHKIAPPPRVDMKSNMEDLIHHFKLFTEGFHVPPGETYAAVEHPKGEFGIYLVSDGANKPYRMKIRAPGYAHLQSLNEMAKGHMIADAVTIIGTQDIVFGEIDR, encoded by the coding sequence ATGGCTGAAATCAAGAATTACACGCTGAACTTTGGTCCACAGCATCCGGCGGCGCACGGCGTGCTGCGTCTGGTGCTCGAGCTGGACGGCGAAGTCATTCAGCGCGCCGACCCGCATATCGGTCTGCTGCATCGCGGCACCGAAAAGCTGGTCGAGCAAAAAACCTACCTGCAATCGGTTCCGTACATGGACCGTCTCGATTACGTGTCGATGATGTGCAACGAGCACGCCTACGTCATGGCCATCGAGAAGCTGCTCGGCATCGAAGTGCCGCTGCGCGCCCAGTACATCCGCGTCATGTTCGACGAAATCACCCGCCTGCTGAACCACCTGATGTGGATCGGCGCACACGGTCTGGACGTCGGCGCGATGGGCGTGCTGCTGTACGCCTTCCGCGAACGCGAAGACCTGATGGATTGCTACGAAGCGGTGTCCGGCGCACGGATGCATGCAGCCTACTATCGTCCGGGCGGCGTGTATCGCGACCTGCCGGACACGATGCCGCAGTACAAGGCGTCGATCATCCGCAACGACAAGGCCATCAAGCAACTCAATGAAAACCGCCAGGGCTCGATGCTGGACTTCATTGAAGACTTCACCAACCGTTTCCCGAAATACGTCGACGAGTACGAAACACTGCTGACCGACAACCGCATCTGGAAGCAGCGTCTGGTCGGCGTCGGCGTGGTCTCGCCGGAACGTGCGATGGCAATGGGCTTTTCCGGTCCGATGCTGCGCGGTTCGGGCATTGAATGGGATCTGCGCAAGAAGCAGCCGTACGAAGTCTACGACTTGCTCGATTTCGACATCCCGGTCGGCAAGAACGGCGACTGCTATGACCGCTACCTGGTGCGCGTGGAAGAAATGCGCCAGTCGAACCGCATCATCAAGCAATGCGTCGAGTGGCTGCGCAACAACCCGGGTCCGGTCATCATCGACAATCACAAGATTGCACCGCCGCCGCGCGTGGACATGAAGTCCAACATGGAAGACCTGATCCACCACTTCAAACTGTTCACCGAAGGCTTCCACGTGCCGCCGGGCGAAACGTATGCAGCGGTTGAACATCCGAAGGGCGAGTTCGGCATCTACCTCGTGTCGGACGGCGCCAACAAGCCTTACCGCATGAAGATCCGTGCGCCCGGTTATGCGCATTTGCAAAGTCTCAATGAGATGGCCAAGGGTCACATGATTGCCGATGCCGTAACCATCATCGGCACGCAAGACATTGTGTTTGGTGAAATCGACCGGTAA